The proteins below are encoded in one region of uncultured Eubacteriales bacterium:
- a CDS encoding putative GGDEF domain/EAL domain protein (Evidence 3 : Function proposed based on presence of conserved amino acid motif, structural feature or limited homology) → MERESRRRRGSTLFRRMLVFLLVILLLQTAIYLAVFFGGGVVRETENNAFEILRERTASRKQDLENNMLQRWSNVEEGKNDLMGIVGRVLADSGASAADLGSDSALCQDILDRVTPNLVAMLRRTGVTGAFAILNCPSGEGNYPGVYIRDYGPENYVSSNADLLMERGLPQVARDLSIPMDSYWSAFFRFGEGLESSTDFYFRPLEAAAAAAPEDRQENYFYHWSSSFTLSPADRPVIAYTIPLVWKDGTVFGVLGIDLTADYLADQLNYSELGGDRSGAYFLGRSTDGGQTYTAVCTSGPMFKAYFGKTDRLEIQSDAEYSGIVTLPGALEYSGKTIYGSVQPLKLYNSNTPFAGDRWALIGIQSETHLLQFSRQVNTMLLVTSAISLALGLVFTFLAARSFTRPISSLVGDLRQSDPNRLIRLRRVNITEVDALSESIENLSNSAVEAASHTSKIISMSHIPIGVFEYRANADTVFCGKNLFELLCWPERPEDDVFLPEREFFRRLYAITGESNLKTAGEQVYHVDCGERERWVQFFCRWEEEVALGVFLDVTADMEARQRIEYERDYDVLTGLYNRRAFDREVETRLAAGEKALGVAAMLMVDLDNLKYINDSFGHDYGDCYIQTFARCLRYFDCPHAVLGRRSGDEFNVFLYGYESEDAVRGAAVGFWGQLGETTSALPRGGEIRVRASGGLAWYGRDTDSYAELLRMADFTMYNVKHTVKGVLREFNRKEYDREAILIQGQDDLNRMLENRMVRYAIQPIVSAEDGSVYGYEFLMRPMVKRFSNLEDLFRLAKAESKLQQIEELTWGEAMSRFAFLARTGQIAAHTRAFINSVSNQNVANRFLSELEELYGDVLDRVVIEITESEEADRRIINAKRERVGSWGGLMALDDYGTGYNTDAALVDFAPDMVKVDASLTHRIDQDADRLALVSNLVSYAKGRDILVLAEGVETYEEMKTLIACGVDYLQGYYLSRPDFTVPQVPETVVEEIRALQRECTQGLQPV, encoded by the coding sequence ATGGAGCGGGAGAGTCGTCGGCGGAGGGGGAGCACCCTTTTCCGCCGTATGCTGGTGTTCCTGTTGGTGATTTTGCTGCTCCAGACGGCCATCTATCTGGCGGTCTTTTTCGGCGGAGGCGTCGTGAGGGAGACCGAGAACAACGCTTTTGAGATCCTCCGGGAACGGACGGCCAGCCGCAAGCAGGACCTGGAGAACAACATGCTCCAGCGCTGGTCCAACGTGGAGGAGGGGAAGAACGACCTGATGGGGATAGTGGGCCGGGTGCTGGCGGACAGCGGCGCGTCTGCCGCCGACCTGGGCTCCGACAGCGCCCTCTGCCAGGATATCCTGGACAGGGTGACTCCCAACCTCGTTGCCATGCTCCGGCGCACCGGCGTTACCGGCGCGTTCGCCATCCTGAATTGCCCCTCCGGGGAGGGGAACTATCCGGGCGTCTACATCCGGGACTACGGTCCGGAGAACTATGTGTCCAGCAACGCGGACCTCCTGATGGAGCGGGGTCTGCCCCAGGTGGCGCGGGACCTCTCCATCCCCATGGACAGCTATTGGAGCGCTTTCTTCCGCTTTGGCGAGGGCCTGGAGAGCTCCACGGACTTCTACTTCCGCCCCCTGGAGGCGGCTGCAGCGGCCGCGCCGGAGGACCGGCAGGAGAACTACTTCTACCACTGGAGCAGCAGCTTTACCCTCAGCCCGGCGGATCGCCCGGTCATTGCCTATACCATCCCTCTGGTATGGAAGGACGGCACGGTCTTTGGCGTCCTCGGCATTGATCTGACGGCGGACTACCTGGCTGATCAGCTCAACTACAGCGAGCTGGGCGGGGACCGGTCGGGGGCCTATTTCCTGGGACGGAGCACCGACGGGGGCCAGACCTATACCGCCGTCTGCACCAGCGGTCCTATGTTTAAGGCCTACTTCGGAAAGACCGATCGCCTGGAGATCCAGTCCGACGCGGAGTACAGCGGCATCGTCACTTTGCCCGGCGCTCTGGAGTATTCGGGCAAGACGATTTACGGCTCGGTCCAGCCGTTAAAGCTCTATAACAGCAATACACCTTTCGCGGGTGACCGGTGGGCCCTGATCGGCATCCAGAGCGAAACACACCTGCTCCAATTCTCCAGGCAAGTGAACACCATGCTGCTCGTTACCTCGGCTATCTCCCTGGCGCTGGGCCTCGTCTTCACCTTCCTGGCGGCCCGGTCCTTCACGCGGCCTATCTCCTCTCTGGTGGGAGACCTCCGCCAGAGCGACCCCAACAGGCTCATCCGCCTGCGCCGGGTCAATATCACTGAGGTGGATGCCCTGTCCGAATCCATCGAAAACCTCTCTAACTCTGCGGTGGAGGCTGCCTCCCATACCTCAAAGATTATCTCCATGTCCCATATCCCCATCGGCGTGTTCGAGTATCGGGCAAACGCGGATACGGTTTTCTGCGGCAAAAATCTCTTCGAGCTCCTGTGCTGGCCCGAACGGCCAGAGGACGATGTCTTCCTCCCCGAGAGGGAGTTCTTCCGCCGCCTCTATGCCATTACCGGGGAGAGTAACCTGAAGACCGCGGGGGAGCAGGTTTACCATGTCGACTGCGGCGAGCGGGAGCGTTGGGTGCAGTTCTTCTGCCGGTGGGAGGAAGAGGTCGCCTTGGGCGTCTTCCTGGATGTGACGGCGGACATGGAGGCACGGCAGCGCATCGAGTACGAGCGGGACTACGACGTGCTCACCGGCCTCTATAACCGCCGCGCCTTTGACCGGGAGGTGGAGACGCGGCTCGCCGCCGGAGAGAAAGCGTTGGGGGTGGCAGCCATGCTCATGGTGGACCTGGACAACCTCAAGTATATCAACGACTCCTTTGGGCACGACTATGGGGACTGCTACATCCAGACCTTCGCCCGCTGCCTGCGGTATTTCGATTGCCCGCACGCCGTTCTGGGCCGCCGCTCAGGGGACGAGTTCAACGTCTTTCTCTACGGGTACGAGAGCGAGGACGCCGTGCGCGGCGCGGCAGTGGGTTTTTGGGGCCAGTTGGGGGAGACCACCAGCGCCCTGCCCCGGGGCGGAGAGATCCGGGTGCGGGCCTCGGGTGGCCTTGCGTGGTACGGCAGGGACACGGACAGCTACGCTGAGCTCCTGCGTATGGCCGACTTCACCATGTATAACGTGAAGCACACCGTCAAAGGTGTGCTCCGGGAGTTCAACAGGAAGGAATACGACCGGGAAGCCATTCTCATCCAGGGCCAGGACGACTTGAACCGTATGCTGGAAAACCGCATGGTGCGCTACGCGATCCAGCCCATCGTCTCGGCGGAGGACGGCTCGGTTTACGGGTATGAATTCCTGATGCGCCCAATGGTGAAACGGTTTTCCAATCTGGAGGATCTGTTCCGCCTTGCCAAGGCCGAGTCAAAGCTCCAGCAGATCGAGGAGCTGACCTGGGGCGAGGCGATGAGCCGGTTTGCTTTCCTGGCCCGCACAGGGCAGATCGCCGCCCATACACGCGCCTTCATCAATTCGGTGAGCAACCAGAACGTCGCCAACCGTTTCCTGTCGGAGCTTGAGGAGCTGTACGGCGACGTCCTGGACAGGGTCGTCATCGAAATCACTGAGAGCGAAGAGGCCGACCGCAGGATCATCAACGCCAAGCGGGAGCGGGTCGGGAGCTGGGGCGGCCTCATGGCGCTGGACGACTACGGCACCGGCTATAATACCGACGCCGCGCTGGTGGACTTTGCACCCGACATGGTCAAGGTGGACGCCAGCCTGACCCATCGGATTGACCAGGATGCTGACCGCCTGGCACTGGTCTCCAATCTGGTGAGTTACGCGAAGGGCCGTGACATCCTGGTTCTGGCCGAGGGCGTGGAGACCTATGAGGAGATGAAAACTCTCATTGCTTGCGGTGTGGACTATCTCCAGGGCTATTACCTGTCCCGCCCCGATTTCACGGTGCCCCAGGTGCCTGAGACGGTGGTGGAGGAGATCCGTGCCCTTCAGAGAGAATGTACCCAGGGGCTCCAGCCTGTCTGA
- a CDS encoding putative Diguanylate cyclase (Evidence 3 : Function proposed based on presence of conserved amino acid motif, structural feature or limited homology; Product type pe : putative enzyme), which translates to MGRRTAAIGAALGAGLSLLAEVLLLCDYGSRAPWMLPHAVLLCILGAIGAGLIVLASRLFLQAPQSAAERGQFYLLSHFANTFLFEYRFQSRVLTFSDNLPQELGLGLHLEGADCSLRLCKLIHREDRHKLRAMAENPPAPKDEALQELRLLHSGGSYVWYECRVAATYDRHGRPMALLGRFENIDARKRREANLVARSTRDDLTGLLNRSAVTLRVEEWTQSPRAKEGGALFMLDLDNFKSINDSQGHATGDRALRLTARVLRDTFRESDILGRAGGDEFLVFMPGVSSPELASSRAERLCRTLSEQPFDSDNVFPFTCSVGISLFPQDGNSYAALFEAADAAMYQAKREGKNSYRLSSSLADSCI; encoded by the coding sequence ATGGGTCGTCGAACCGCCGCGATTGGAGCCGCGCTGGGGGCCGGACTGTCCCTTCTCGCCGAGGTGCTGCTCCTGTGCGACTATGGCTCCCGCGCCCCATGGATGCTGCCCCACGCCGTGCTGCTGTGCATTTTGGGGGCGATAGGGGCCGGACTCATCGTCCTGGCCTCCAGACTTTTCCTCCAGGCCCCTCAATCAGCCGCCGAGCGCGGGCAGTTCTACCTCCTGTCCCATTTTGCCAACACCTTCCTCTTTGAGTACCGCTTCCAGTCGCGCGTGCTCACCTTCAGCGACAACCTGCCCCAGGAGCTGGGGCTGGGTCTCCATCTGGAGGGCGCAGACTGTTCCTTACGGCTCTGTAAGCTCATCCACCGGGAGGACAGACACAAGCTCCGGGCGATGGCGGAAAACCCGCCCGCCCCCAAGGATGAGGCGCTCCAGGAGCTCCGGCTTCTCCATAGCGGCGGAAGTTACGTCTGGTACGAGTGCCGGGTAGCAGCAACCTATGATAGGCACGGGAGGCCCATGGCCCTGCTGGGCCGGTTTGAGAATATCGACGCACGCAAGCGCCGTGAGGCCAATCTGGTGGCCCGCTCTACAAGGGACGACCTGACGGGGCTTCTCAATCGCAGCGCCGTGACCCTTCGGGTGGAGGAGTGGACCCAGTCCCCCAGGGCGAAGGAGGGCGGAGCGCTCTTCATGCTGGACCTGGACAATTTTAAGTCTATCAACGACAGCCAAGGCCACGCCACCGGGGACCGCGCCCTGCGCCTCACCGCCCGGGTCCTGCGGGATACCTTCCGGGAGAGCGACATTTTGGGCCGGGCGGGCGGAGACGAGTTTTTGGTCTTCATGCCCGGCGTCAGCTCGCCGGAGCTGGCCTCAAGCCGGGCGGAAAGGCTCTGCCGCACACTTTCAGAGCAGCCGTTTGATTCCGACAATGTTTTCCCCTTTACATGCAGTGTGGGGATTTCGCTCTTCCCTCAGGATGGTAACAGCTACGCCGCCCTCTTTGAGGCGGCGGACGCCGCCATGTACCAGGCCAAGCGGGAGGGAAAAAACTCCTACCGCCTCTCCTCCAGCTTAGCCGATAGCTGTATCTAA
- the gluQ gene encoding Glutamyl-Q tRNA(Asp) synthetase, whose protein sequence is MEEKIVRGRFAPSPSGRMHLGNLFSALLAWLSVRSAGGKLVLRMEDLDPDRCRSEYSRQLADDLRWLGLNWDEGYEQGGGDGPYEQSGRTALYAAAFQELEGKGLVYPCYCTRAECLAASAPHRSDGQAIYDGRCRILTGEERSRLTQEGRRPAWRLAVPDRVISFTDVHLGPFAENLARDCGDFIVRRSDGVYAYQLAVVVDDASMGITQVVRGYDLLDSTPRQLWLYELLELTPPEFFHVPLLLAPDGRRLSKREKDLDVEALRRRFTAEEIIGKLAYLAGLQPAPAPSPAAALIPAFSWGKVPGEDIYVPDELWA, encoded by the coding sequence ATGGAGGAAAAAATCGTACGGGGCCGTTTCGCGCCCAGCCCCAGCGGGCGGATGCACCTGGGCAATCTCTTTTCGGCCCTCCTCGCCTGGCTGTCGGTCAGAAGCGCCGGGGGAAAGCTGGTCCTCCGCATGGAGGACCTGGACCCGGACCGATGTCGGAGCGAATATAGCCGCCAACTGGCCGACGACCTACGCTGGCTTGGCCTTAACTGGGATGAGGGCTATGAGCAGGGTGGGGGGGATGGCCCCTACGAACAGAGTGGGAGGACGGCGCTCTACGCCGCCGCGTTTCAAGAGCTGGAAGGGAAGGGTCTGGTCTACCCCTGCTACTGCACCCGGGCCGAGTGCCTGGCCGCCAGCGCACCCCACCGCTCCGATGGGCAGGCCATTTACGACGGGCGCTGCCGTATCCTGACAGGGGAGGAGCGCTCCCGCCTCACCCAGGAGGGCCGCCGCCCGGCCTGGCGGCTGGCTGTGCCGGACAGGGTAATTTCCTTTACAGATGTGCACCTTGGCCCCTTTGCGGAGAATCTTGCCCGAGACTGCGGTGACTTTATTGTCCGTAGGTCGGACGGGGTGTATGCCTACCAGCTTGCCGTGGTGGTGGACGACGCATCCATGGGGATCACCCAGGTGGTCCGGGGGTATGACCTGCTGGACTCCACCCCCCGCCAACTCTGGCTGTACGAGCTGCTGGAGCTTACGCCGCCCGAGTTCTTCCATGTCCCTCTGCTCTTGGCCCCCGACGGCCGCCGCCTCTCCAAGCGGGAAAAGGATCTGGATGTGGAGGCCCTGCGCCGCCGATTTACGGCGGAGGAGATCATCGGAAAGCTGGCATACCTCGCCGGATTGCAGCCCGCCCCGGCACCCAGCCCCGCTGCAGCGCTGATTCCGGCCTTCTCCTGGGGGAAGGTGCCCGGGGAGGACATCTACGTCCCGGACGAGCTCTGGGCGTGA
- a CDS encoding Predicted protein, producing the protein MAKRPVTTLFMLISVDGKISTGAAEALDVDKDFPQISGVREGLHQYYEIEQTTDLWALNSGRVQAKMGVNQKPLPERRLPVSFVVMDNHHLTRHGVEYLAHFVKNAVIVTSNPGHPAFSVLNEHLHILYYERLDAPVMLEDLYEKFGCEALTIQTGGTLNALFLREKLIDRVDLVVAPVLVGGRDTASLIDGPSLTAPEELSKLGVLQLERAEPLADSYLRLRYKVVK; encoded by the coding sequence ATGGCGAAGAGACCTGTCACCACTTTGTTTATGCTGATCTCCGTCGACGGGAAGATCAGCACCGGCGCGGCGGAGGCGCTGGACGTAGATAAGGATTTTCCACAAATATCGGGTGTCCGCGAGGGGCTGCACCAGTACTATGAAATCGAGCAGACTACCGACCTCTGGGCCCTCAATTCTGGCCGGGTCCAGGCGAAGATGGGTGTAAACCAAAAGCCCTTGCCGGAGAGGCGGCTGCCTGTGAGCTTCGTCGTGATGGATAATCACCACCTGACGCGTCACGGTGTGGAGTACCTTGCCCATTTTGTGAAGAACGCGGTCATCGTTACCTCCAACCCCGGACACCCGGCCTTTTCGGTCCTGAACGAGCACCTGCATATCCTGTATTACGAGCGCCTTGACGCCCCCGTCATGCTGGAGGACCTCTATGAGAAATTCGGCTGCGAGGCTCTCACCATCCAAACGGGGGGCACCCTGAACGCCCTCTTCCTTCGGGAAAAGCTGATCGACCGCGTGGACCTTGTGGTGGCGCCCGTACTCGTCGGCGGGCGTGACACGGCATCCCTCATCGACGGCCCCTCCCTGACCGCCCCAGAGGAGCTGAGCAAGCTGGGGGTGCTCCAGCTTGAACGTGCGGAGCCCCTTGCCGACTCTTACCTGCGCCTGCGCTACAAAGTCGTTAAATAA
- a CDS encoding putative phosphoglycolate phosphatase, bacterial (Evidence 3 : Function proposed based on presence of conserved amino acid motif, structural feature or limited homology), whose translation MRFDTVIFDLDGTLLDTLQDLADSANYALAACGLPLRTLEEIRSFVGNGVGLLIARAVPEGTPDEVRGRCLELFRAHYLLNMENKTAPYPGVTDLLGKLGNEGYKLAIVSNKLDGAVKGLAQSHFDDLVPVAIGERNGVARKPAPDMVRLALEQLGSSAEKAVYVGDSDVDLETAENALLPCVSVSWGFRDRPFLLEHGAAHVADNTEELYRILRELS comes from the coding sequence ATGAGATTTGACACCGTGATTTTCGACCTGGACGGCACCCTGCTGGATACCCTTCAGGACCTTGCAGACAGCGCAAACTACGCCCTGGCCGCCTGCGGGCTGCCCCTGCGGACTCTGGAGGAGATTCGGTCCTTCGTGGGCAACGGAGTCGGGCTGCTCATCGCCCGGGCCGTACCGGAGGGTACGCCGGACGAGGTCCGTGGACGCTGTTTGGAGCTGTTCCGGGCCCACTACCTGCTGAACATGGAGAACAAGACCGCCCCCTACCCCGGCGTGACCGATCTGCTGGGCAAGCTGGGGAACGAGGGGTACAAGCTGGCCATCGTCTCCAATAAATTGGATGGAGCGGTGAAGGGGCTGGCGCAGAGCCATTTTGATGATCTGGTACCCGTAGCCATCGGGGAGCGGAACGGCGTGGCACGCAAGCCCGCTCCGGACATGGTACGCCTGGCCCTTGAGCAATTGGGCTCCTCTGCAGAAAAAGCCGTCTACGTAGGGGACTCCGATGTGGACCTGGAAACTGCAGAGAACGCACTTCTCCCCTGCGTCAGCGTCTCCTGGGGATTCCGGGACCGGCCCTTCCTGCTGGAGCACGGCGCGGCACACGTGGCCGACAACACGGAGGAGCTCTACCGCATCCTGCGGGAGCTATCATAA
- a CDS encoding hypothetical protein (Evidence 5 : No homology to any previously reported sequences): MLRISQSSCGEKKKLVLIFIKMSFFFGGDKRDRTADLLNAIQALSQLSYTPTSQYSVFCGGDKRDRTADLLNAIQALSQLSYTPTSGSARLLPRTERMLF, from the coding sequence ATGTTGCGGATAAGTCAATCCAGTTGCGGAGAAAAGAAAAAGCTCGTTTTGATTTTCATCAAAATGAGCTTTTTCTTTGGTGGAGATAAGCGGGATCGAACCGCTGACCTCTTGAATGCCATTCAAGCGCTCTCCCAGCTGAGCTATACCCCCACGTCGCAATATTCAGTTTTTTGTGGTGGAGATAAGCGGGATCGAACCGCTGACCTCTTGAATGCCATTCAAGCGCTCTCCCAGCTGAGCTATACCCCCACATCGGGCTCCGCACGGCTTTTGCCCCGTACAGAACGAATGTTATTTTAG
- a CDS encoding exported hypothetical protein (Evidence 5 : No homology to any previously reported sequences), with the protein MRIWKTFCFIGGGAALIFFFWGISEQERTQALLAILCTFSAAIFSVLSYIAYLLSRKSENNKGIILPPRQD; encoded by the coding sequence ATGCGGATATGGAAAACATTTTGTTTTATTGGCGGGGGGGCTGCTTTAATTTTCTTTTTTTGGGGCATTTCGGAGCAGGAAAGGACTCAGGCCCTGCTAGCCATTCTCTGCACCTTTAGTGCTGCTATTTTTTCTGTTTTGTCCTATATTGCATATCTGCTCTCCCGGAAAAGCGAAAACAATAAAGGAATCATTCTACCACCTAGGCAAGATTAA
- a CDS encoding exported hypothetical protein (Evidence 5 : No homology to any previously reported sequences), with the protein MKKLVRSLTTMLLICALTFSSFAMAADGRDSTASDTDYYISYDEYGNLTGYNMPVPLASTRRAEDGTYLKVIFIKNGSASNSDCGFHPDTDVWRRVSSYTFSKTTTTNMTISIGHSGKLFNGSIGVSAGTSTGFGFTVTADQTKDSKIRVNCDYDYTLNRGEVRNIYTDELIYSFDYSVITKTAERFVPYYR; encoded by the coding sequence ATGAAAAAATTAGTTCGTTCTTTAACTACTATGTTACTTATCTGTGCGCTTACTTTTAGTTCTTTTGCTATGGCAGCAGATGGAAGAGACTCCACAGCCTCTGATACCGATTATTACATAAGTTATGACGAATACGGAAATTTAACTGGCTATAATATGCCAGTCCCACTTGCCTCTACTCGGAGAGCAGAAGATGGGACATACTTAAAAGTGATTTTTATCAAAAATGGGTCTGCAAGTAACTCTGATTGTGGTTTTCATCCCGATACCGATGTTTGGCGTCGCGTCTCAAGCTATACTTTTTCCAAGACTACAACTACAAATATGACAATATCCATCGGGCATAGTGGGAAGCTGTTCAATGGCTCAATTGGCGTATCAGCTGGGACTTCTACAGGCTTTGGATTTACCGTAACTGCGGACCAAACTAAAGATTCTAAAATACGCGTAAACTGCGATTATGATTATACATTAAATCGAGGAGAAGTCCGTAATATCTATACTGACGAATTAATTTATTCTTTTGACTACAGCGTAATTACCAAAACCGCTGAGCGCTTTGTTCCGTATTATCGCTAA
- a CDS encoding hypothetical protein (Evidence 5 : No homology to any previously reported sequences), whose product MMGVRNVVHMYKDQNLSKEMIKLRLPIERREGELLPEQDRFLDNLFRQYTYELWRYAISYLKDLSRAEKIVQDTFQTAFMHD is encoded by the coding sequence TTGATGGGAGTTAGAAACGTGGTTCACATGTATAAAGACCAAAATTTATCCAAAGAAATGATAAAATTGAGATTGCCTATAGAAAGGCGGGAGGGCGAATTGTTACCGGAGCAAGACAGATTTCTGGACAACCTCTTCCGCCAATATACTTATGAGCTTTGGCGCTACGCAATATCTTATTTGAAAGATTTATCTAGGGCCGAGAAAATTGTGCAAGATACATTTCAGACCGCATTCATGCATGATTAG
- a CDS encoding hypothetical protein (Evidence 5 : No homology to any previously reported sequences), giving the protein MPKMNIDLELALFVDGHVKELLLGNFNYSDEGTGSVKWRVQNADKVRLMLRTILGLD; this is encoded by the coding sequence ATGCCAAAGATGAACATTGATCTTGAACTTGCGCTGTTCGTGGACGGACATGTCAAAGAACTCCTCCTCGGCAATTTCAATTATAGCGACGAGGGAACTGGTTCTGTGAAATGGCGCGTTCAAAATGCTGATAAGGTGCGCCTAATGCTACGCACCATCCTTGGTCTGGACTAA
- a CDS encoding hypothetical protein (Evidence 5 : No homology to any previously reported sequences): MAVYILFDIHNLAIVSAHNRARTEEEAQREDCGDSKYKPYGRFELNFFHNEHLILIF; encoded by the coding sequence ATGGCCGTCTATATTTTGTTCGACATACACAACCTTGCAATTGTCTCCGCTCACAATCGGGCGCGGACGGAAGAAGAGGCACAGCGGGAGGATTGCGGAGATAGCAAGTACAAGCCATATGGCAGGTTTGAGTTGAATTTTTTTCATAATGAGCACCTTATTCTGATATTCTGA
- a CDS encoding hypothetical protein (Evidence 5 : No homology to any previously reported sequences), giving the protein MLQNVVVTKFTNTGFTAIGRPNVLD; this is encoded by the coding sequence ATGCTCCAGAATGTGGTTGTGACCAAGTTTACCAACACCGGGTTCACGGCCATTGGCAGGCCAAATGTGCTTGATTAA
- a CDS encoding conserved exported hypothetical protein (Evidence 4 : Homologs of previously reported genes of unknown function): MKKVMALIVAFLMILTTMSQFVFAMDDKEEIKSTDDTGNLPIQTIGTDSVDVDISYDEAWSQEIAAYETSVGNMIDNVCNTNIYVTLATSTEESDRNQFVEKVINIYDQLSVDQKDALGSYLLGYAAGTNSKNVLDFLASQKSATKVTSLAGYNTTAAINYAYAYYSTYNLTDYPDVGALGGDCANFVSQCLYAGGKPMDSNWYIRKKNSTYPRPANATQLDYSWDVANPSPWISAREFSPYWSWNGADTTDLIRVGDYLNWSSKIIVGYGNGDAVQIMKRNIIAYYGYHTMLITGTRADYYYTAHTSSRKDYNLTTALGSYNSDEYMIKFYSMY; this comes from the coding sequence ATGAAAAAAGTAATGGCTTTGATTGTGGCTTTCCTGATGATTTTGACAACAATGAGCCAATTTGTGTTTGCCATGGATGACAAGGAAGAGATTAAGAGCACAGATGATACTGGCAATTTGCCCATCCAAACTATTGGCACTGATTCTGTCGACGTAGATATCTCTTATGATGAAGCCTGGTCACAAGAGATTGCAGCGTATGAAACATCTGTAGGTAATATGATTGACAACGTCTGTAACACTAATATTTATGTGACGCTCGCCACGTCTACAGAAGAATCTGACCGAAACCAATTTGTCGAAAAGGTTATAAATATTTATGACCAATTGTCTGTCGATCAGAAAGATGCGCTTGGTTCTTATTTGCTAGGTTATGCAGCGGGCACCAATAGCAAAAATGTTCTGGATTTTTTAGCTAGTCAAAAAAGCGCCACCAAAGTAACTTCACTGGCTGGCTACAACACTACTGCGGCAATCAATTATGCATATGCCTATTACTCTACATATAATCTTACCGATTACCCTGATGTAGGTGCGCTGGGCGGCGACTGCGCTAATTTTGTTTCTCAGTGTTTATATGCTGGTGGCAAACCGATGGATTCCAATTGGTATATTAGAAAGAAAAATAGTACATATCCTCGTCCAGCTAATGCGACGCAGCTGGATTATTCGTGGGATGTCGCCAATCCAAGTCCATGGATAAGTGCGAGAGAATTTTCCCCCTATTGGAGCTGGAACGGTGCAGACACTACGGACCTAATCCGGGTTGGGGATTACTTAAATTGGAGTTCAAAAATAATTGTAGGGTATGGGAATGGCGATGCTGTTCAAATAATGAAACGCAATATTATCGCTTACTATGGCTACCACACTATGCTCATTACAGGGACTCGTGCCGATTATTATTATACAGCACACACTTCATCCAGAAAGGACTATAACTTAACAACTGCATTGGGTAGTTACAACTCTGACGAATATATGATAAAATTTTATAGTATGTATTAA